A single region of the Dissulfuribacter thermophilus genome encodes:
- a CDS encoding purine-nucleoside phosphorylase, which produces MDKYIEKIEETRSFFEERLSSPPEAVVMLGTGLGGVSKALMGSTSFPYEEIPNFPVSTSPEHRGVLHIGEIHGHTVALFEGRFHFYEGYSTRELTLPLRVMALLGTKVLIASNAAGGLDLSYSPGDLMLIKDHINLIPDNPLRGPNVDSWGERFPDMSKAYSKRLRDLAKKVGKDLGIPIREGVFVAVPGPSLETPSETRFLRIIGADAVAMSLVPEVIVAVHAGMEVLGISVIANVNNPDAFEPIRIEDVIEGARRAEEALTRLVLEIFKRGILEKS; this is translated from the coding sequence ATGGACAAATACATAGAGAAAATCGAGGAAACCAGGTCATTTTTTGAGGAAAGATTATCTAGCCCCCCTGAGGCAGTTGTAATGCTGGGCACGGGACTTGGAGGGGTATCGAAGGCCCTGATGGGTTCCACCTCCTTTCCCTATGAAGAGATCCCCAATTTTCCAGTCTCTACCTCTCCAGAGCATCGGGGGGTATTACATATTGGTGAGATCCATGGCCATACAGTGGCCCTGTTTGAAGGCCGCTTCCACTTCTATGAAGGCTATTCCACAAGGGAACTCACTCTTCCCCTTCGAGTGATGGCACTTCTTGGGACAAAGGTGCTCATAGCATCCAATGCAGCTGGCGGGCTTGATCTGAGTTATTCTCCAGGTGACCTTATGCTCATCAAGGATCACATTAACCTGATTCCTGACAATCCCCTTAGAGGACCTAACGTGGATTCCTGGGGAGAGAGATTCCCGGATATGAGTAAGGCCTATTCTAAGAGGCTAAGGGATTTGGCTAAGAAAGTGGGGAAAGATTTAGGGATACCGATAAGGGAGGGCGTATTCGTGGCTGTGCCAGGGCCCAGCCTAGAAACCCCTTCTGAGACGAGATTCTTGAGGATAATTGGTGCAGATGCAGTGGCCATGAGTCTTGTCCCTGAGGTAATAGTTGCTGTCCACGCCGGTATGGAGGTGCTTGGCATTTCCGTTATAGCCAATGTCAACAATCCAGATGCCTTTGAGCCAATTCGTATCGAAGACGTCATCGAGGGGGCAAGACGGGCAGAAGAGGCCCTTACTAGGCTTGTATTAGAAATATTTAAGAGAGGGATCCTTGAAAAGAGTTGA